From the genome of Triticum aestivum cultivar Chinese Spring chromosome 3B, IWGSC CS RefSeq v2.1, whole genome shotgun sequence, one region includes:
- the LOC123069953 gene encoding putative L-cysteine desulfhydrase 1 isoform X1 produces the protein MASMASIPSDEVSENGHGNGNGPSPPRAKRPRAALISAAQIRDEFAHHDPAVARVNNGSFGCCPASVLEAQARWQRLFLAQPDAFYFDGLQPGLRRSRAAVAALVNAGDVSEISLVDNATTAAAIVLQHAAWSFAEGHFARGDAVLMLHYAYGAVKKSIQAYVARAGATVVEVPLPFPVTSPDAIIAEFHAALAVAKAGGRKVRLAVIDHITSMPSVLIPVKELVAICRHEGVDKVFVDAAHSVGQVPVDVRDIGADFYTSNLHKWFFCPPAVAFLHTRKGGPITSQLHHPVVSHEYGNGLPMESGWIGTRDYSAQIVVPEAIHFVNRFEGGIEGIRSRNHEKVIEMGRMLAEAWGTVLGSPPVMCGSMAMVGMPSCLCIESDDDALRVRTMLRKDFKVEVPIYYNSRQVKVQEMAKDNSSDPVTGYVRISHQVYNVKEEYERLRDAVNKLVAEGFTSAELRPAEKIIYSTEVWTVASTIFTVLVLAKDAP, from the exons atgGCGTCGATGGCGTCGATCCCGTCTGACGAGGTCTCCGAGAACGGCCACGGCAACGGAAACGGCCCATCCCCGCCGCGCGCCAAGCGCCCCCGCGCAGCGTTGATCTCGGCCGCCCAGATCCGCGACGAGTTCGCGCATCACGACCCCGCAGTTGCCCGCGTCAACAACGGCAGCTTCGGCTGCTGCCCGGCCTCCGTGCTCGAAGCGCAGGCGCGCTGGCAGCGCCTCTTCCTCGCTCAGCCCGACGCCTTCTACTTCGACGGCCTTCAGCCGGGGCTCCGCCGCTCCCGCGCAGCCGTCGCGGCCCTTGTCAACGCTGGGGACGTCTCCGAGATTTCCCTCGTCGACAACGCTACCACCGCTGCTGCAATCGTGCTGCAGCATGCCGCCTGGAGCTTTGCCGAGGGGCACTTCGCTCGTGGCGACGCTGTGCTCATGCTCCATTACGCCTACGGAGCAGTAAAGAAATCTATCCAGGCCTACGTTGCCCGCGCGGGCGCCACTGTCGTCGAGGTACCCCTCCCGTTCCCGGTCACCTCCCCTGACGCCATTATTGCGGAGTTCCATGCTGCGCTCGCTGTTGCCAAGGCCGGTGGTCGTAAGGTCCGGCTTGCTGTCATTGATCACATCACCTCCATGCCCAGTGTTCTCATTCCAGTCAAGGAGCTAGTTGCCATTTGTCGCCATGAGGGTGTCGACAAAGTTTTTGTTGATGCTGCACACTCTGTTGGGCAAGTCCCTGTCGATGTGCGAGACATTGGGGCGGATTTCTACACTAGCAACCTCCACAAGTGGTTCTTTTGCCCCCCGGCCGTGGCTTTCTTACACACCCGCAAGGGTGGCCCGATAACCTCTCAGCTCCACCACCCTGTTGTGTCACATGAATATGGCAACGGGCTACCTATGGAGAGTGGATGGATTGGGACACGGGATTACAGTGCCCAGATCGTCGTTCCTGAAGCTATTCACTTTGTGAACCGATTTGAAGGTGGGATTGAGGGGATACGCAGCCGGAACCATGAGAAGGTAATTGAGATGGGGAGGATGCTTGCCGAAGCATGGGGGACAGTTCTTGGATCACCTCCAGTAATGTGTGGAAGCATGGCTATGGTAGGGATGCCTAGTTGTCTTTGCATTGAGAGTGACGATGATGCACTGAGAGTGCGGACCATGTTGAGGAAGGATTTCAAAGTTGAGGTGCCTATATACTACAATAGCAGACAGGTTAAAGTGCAAGAGATGGCAAAGGATAATAGTAGTGATCCAGTGACGGGGTATGTAAGAATCTCACACCAGGTTTACAATGTCAAGGAGGAGTATGAGAGGCTGAGAGATGCTGTCAATAAGCTTGTTGCTGAGGGGTTCACCAGTGCCGAATTGAGGCCAGCTGAGAAG ATAATATATTCCACTGAAGTTTGGACCGTGGCATCTACCATTTTTACGGTGCTTGTACTAGCCAAAGATGCACCGtaa
- the LOC123069953 gene encoding putative L-cysteine desulfhydrase 1 isoform X2, producing the protein MASMASIPSDEVSENGHGNGNGPSPPRAKRPRAALISAAQIRDEFAHHDPAVARVNNGSFGCCPASVLEAQARWQRLFLAQPDAFYFDGLQPGLRRSRAAVAALVNAGDVSEISLVDNATTAAAIVLQHAAWSFAEGHFARGDAVLMLHYAYGAVKKSIQAYVARAGATVVEVPLPFPVTSPDAIIAEFHAALAVAKAGGRKVRLAVIDHITSMPSVLIPVKELVAICRHEGVDKVFVDAAHSVGQVPVDVRDIGADFYTSNLHKWFFCPPAVAFLHTRKGGPITSQLHHPVVSHEYGNGLPMESGWIGTRDYSAQIVVPEAIHFVNRFEGGIEGIRSRNHEKVIEMGRMLAEAWGTVLGSPPVMCGSMAMVGMPSCLCIESDDDALRVRTMLRKDFKVEVPIYYNSRQVKVQEMAKDNSSDPVTGYVRISHQVYNVKEEYERLRDAVNKLVAEGFTSAELRPAEKQEALA; encoded by the exons atgGCGTCGATGGCGTCGATCCCGTCTGACGAGGTCTCCGAGAACGGCCACGGCAACGGAAACGGCCCATCCCCGCCGCGCGCCAAGCGCCCCCGCGCAGCGTTGATCTCGGCCGCCCAGATCCGCGACGAGTTCGCGCATCACGACCCCGCAGTTGCCCGCGTCAACAACGGCAGCTTCGGCTGCTGCCCGGCCTCCGTGCTCGAAGCGCAGGCGCGCTGGCAGCGCCTCTTCCTCGCTCAGCCCGACGCCTTCTACTTCGACGGCCTTCAGCCGGGGCTCCGCCGCTCCCGCGCAGCCGTCGCGGCCCTTGTCAACGCTGGGGACGTCTCCGAGATTTCCCTCGTCGACAACGCTACCACCGCTGCTGCAATCGTGCTGCAGCATGCCGCCTGGAGCTTTGCCGAGGGGCACTTCGCTCGTGGCGACGCTGTGCTCATGCTCCATTACGCCTACGGAGCAGTAAAGAAATCTATCCAGGCCTACGTTGCCCGCGCGGGCGCCACTGTCGTCGAGGTACCCCTCCCGTTCCCGGTCACCTCCCCTGACGCCATTATTGCGGAGTTCCATGCTGCGCTCGCTGTTGCCAAGGCCGGTGGTCGTAAGGTCCGGCTTGCTGTCATTGATCACATCACCTCCATGCCCAGTGTTCTCATTCCAGTCAAGGAGCTAGTTGCCATTTGTCGCCATGAGGGTGTCGACAAAGTTTTTGTTGATGCTGCACACTCTGTTGGGCAAGTCCCTGTCGATGTGCGAGACATTGGGGCGGATTTCTACACTAGCAACCTCCACAAGTGGTTCTTTTGCCCCCCGGCCGTGGCTTTCTTACACACCCGCAAGGGTGGCCCGATAACCTCTCAGCTCCACCACCCTGTTGTGTCACATGAATATGGCAACGGGCTACCTATGGAGAGTGGATGGATTGGGACACGGGATTACAGTGCCCAGATCGTCGTTCCTGAAGCTATTCACTTTGTGAACCGATTTGAAGGTGGGATTGAGGGGATACGCAGCCGGAACCATGAGAAGGTAATTGAGATGGGGAGGATGCTTGCCGAAGCATGGGGGACAGTTCTTGGATCACCTCCAGTAATGTGTGGAAGCATGGCTATGGTAGGGATGCCTAGTTGTCTTTGCATTGAGAGTGACGATGATGCACTGAGAGTGCGGACCATGTTGAGGAAGGATTTCAAAGTTGAGGTGCCTATATACTACAATAGCAGACAGGTTAAAGTGCAAGAGATGGCAAAGGATAATAGTAGTGATCCAGTGACGGGGTATGTAAGAATCTCACACCAGGTTTACAATGTCAAGGAGGAGTATGAGAGGCTGAGAGATGCTGTCAATAAGCTTGTTGCTGAGGGGTTCACCAGTGCCGAATTGAGGCCAGCTGAGAAG CAAGAAGCTCTGGCTTGA